The Borrelia sp. P9F1 genome includes the window GGCCTTTGAAAAAGACGGCTTTTATTTTTTCGGTATTTAGATCTTTCGGAAAATCTGATCCCCATGTGTTTCGAATACAATGCACGGGCCAACCTTTATTGTTATTGTTTGTTAGGAAGCTTGTGTGGTTTTCGCAATGCCAGTCTTTAGTGGCGACAACATGAACAAAATAGCTTTGAAGTTGATTTAATAAAGGAATAATTTCGTTACCTTGGGGTACAGGGAGGGCACCTGATTCCAGGAAGTCGTTTTGAATATCTACTAAAACCAGTGCAGAATTCTTTAAAATAAAATTAAATTGGGGGATGGTACTCATGGAATTAATTATATCTAAAATTGTGTCGTGATGATAACTAAGGTGGAGATTTATTAGATAAATTAATATGAATAAGATATCATTACTAAAATAGCTCAAATAAATTTTATTTACTTGAGCTATCTATCTGTAGTTTCTCTTAAGTTTATCTTAAAGGAATAGAGAATAAAGCT containing:
- a CDS encoding nicotinamidase, giving the protein MSTIPQFNFILKNSALVLVDIQNDFLESGALPVPQGNEIIPLLNQLQSYFVHVVATKDWHCENHTSFLTNNNNKGWPVHCIRNTWGSDFPKDLNTEKIKAVFFKGQNKNSDSYSGFYDDHTKKTQTGLLAYLRSNSIDTVFVAGLALDFCVKATIIDAHSLGLRSYLVADTVRGISPSPKATIKELKKLGILTCTSKQIPDMLQLPL